The proteins below are encoded in one region of Mycobacterium pseudokansasii:
- the fdxA gene encoding ferredoxin, producing MAYVIAEPCVDIKDKACIEECPVDCIYEGARMLYIHPDECVDCGACEPVCPVESIYYEDDLPGEWSEYQQINADFFAELGSPGGASKVGMTENDPAAVVELPRKAEAT from the coding sequence GTGGCATACGTGATTGCCGAACCCTGCGTTGATATCAAGGACAAGGCCTGCATCGAGGAATGCCCCGTCGATTGCATCTACGAGGGCGCCCGGATGCTTTACATCCACCCCGACGAGTGTGTCGACTGCGGCGCTTGCGAACCGGTGTGTCCGGTGGAGTCGATTTACTACGAAGACGACCTTCCCGGCGAGTGGAGCGAGTACCAGCAGATCAACGCCGACTTCTTTGCCGAGCTCGGTTCGCCCGGGGGCGCGTCGAAAGTCGGGATGACCGAGAACGACCCCGCCGCGGTCGTGGAGCTGCCACGTAAGGCTGAGGCGACATAA
- a CDS encoding FAD-dependent oxidoreductase, translated as MTRPYHVAIVGSGPSGFFAAASLLKAADAGEGLEVAIDMLEMLPTPWGLVRSGVAPDHPKIKSVSQQFEKTAQDPRFRFFGNVTVGQHVQAAELAERYDAVIYAVGAQSDRPLGIPGEQLPGSVAAVDFVGWYNAHPHFEQMSPDLSGHRAVVVGNGNVAVDVARILVTDPDVLAVTDIADHALTALRACHIEEVVIIGRRGPLQSAFTTLELRELGELEGVDVVVDPTQLEGISDDDLASAGKVAKQNIKVLRDYAARAPRSGHRRIVLRFLTSPIEINGNDKVESIVLGSNELVSDAGGRMVAKDTGAREELPAQLVVRSVGYRGIPTPGLPFDTKSATIPHTDGRITGSRNEYVVGWIKRGPSGVIGTNKKDAQDTVDTLLADLAAGPGTATPAEDRADQLAQWLASRQPQLVSAAHWQLIDRFEREAGAAQNRPRVKVASVPELLHIGGCQKGE; from the coding sequence ATGACCCGTCCATATCACGTAGCGATTGTGGGTTCCGGTCCGTCGGGATTCTTCGCCGCGGCGTCGCTGCTGAAAGCCGCCGACGCCGGCGAAGGGCTCGAGGTCGCGATCGACATGCTGGAAATGCTGCCCACGCCATGGGGTTTGGTGCGCTCCGGGGTGGCACCCGATCACCCCAAGATCAAATCGGTCAGCCAGCAGTTCGAGAAAACCGCGCAAGACCCCCGATTCCGGTTTTTCGGCAATGTCACGGTCGGCCAGCATGTCCAGGCCGCAGAACTCGCCGAGCGCTACGACGCGGTGATCTACGCCGTCGGCGCCCAATCCGACCGGCCCCTGGGCATTCCCGGCGAACAGCTGCCGGGCAGCGTCGCCGCGGTCGATTTTGTCGGCTGGTACAACGCGCACCCACACTTCGAGCAGATGTCCCCCGATCTATCGGGCCACCGCGCCGTCGTGGTGGGCAACGGCAACGTCGCGGTCGACGTCGCCCGCATCCTGGTGACCGATCCCGACGTACTTGCGGTCACCGACATCGCCGACCATGCATTGACGGCGTTGCGCGCCTGCCACATCGAGGAAGTGGTGATCATCGGTCGCCGCGGCCCTCTGCAGAGCGCGTTCACCACCCTGGAATTACGCGAACTCGGAGAACTCGAGGGCGTCGACGTTGTCGTCGACCCCACCCAGCTGGAGGGCATCAGCGACGACGATCTGGCCTCCGCCGGCAAAGTCGCCAAACAGAACATCAAGGTGCTGCGCGACTACGCCGCCCGCGCGCCCCGGTCCGGACACCGCCGGATCGTGTTGCGGTTCTTGACGTCTCCCATCGAAATCAACGGGAACGACAAGGTGGAAAGTATCGTGCTCGGCAGCAACGAGCTGGTCAGTGACGCCGGCGGCCGAATGGTGGCCAAGGACACCGGCGCCCGGGAAGAGCTGCCCGCGCAGCTGGTGGTGCGATCGGTGGGCTACCGCGGTATACCCACACCCGGGCTGCCGTTCGACACCAAGAGCGCCACCATCCCCCACACCGACGGCCGGATAACGGGCAGCCGCAACGAATACGTCGTCGGCTGGATCAAGCGCGGACCGAGCGGGGTGATCGGTACCAACAAGAAGGACGCCCAGGACACCGTCGACACCCTGCTCGCGGACCTGGCCGCCGGCCCAGGCACCGCCACCCCCGCCGAGGATCGTGCCGACCAACTCGCCCAGTGGCTGGCCTCGCGGCAGCCACAACTGGTCAGCGCCGCGCACTGGCAGCTGATCGACCGCTTCGAGCGGGAAGCCGGTGCCGCGCAGAACCGGCCGCGGGTCAAGGTTGCGAGCGTGCCGGAGTTGCTCCACATCGGCGGCTGTCAGAAAGGAGAATGA
- a CDS encoding transposase, with protein MADDRQKAKRDNRFHVGAIDSQLGGGHLRRFVAGQEQDECRRILWIFWSSDGVYGAPRILADLRADGEQVTRKTLAALLCTGHKA; from the coding sequence TTGGCTGACGACCGCCAGAAAGCGAAGCGGGACAACCGCTTTCACGTCGGTGCCATCGACAGCCAACTCGGCGGCGGTCATTTACGAAGATTCGTCGCCGGGCAGGAGCAGGACGAGTGCCGACGCATCCTGTGGATCTTCTGGTCTTCTGACGGCGTCTACGGCGCCCCACGCATCCTGGCCGACCTGCGCGCCGACGGTGAGCAGGTGACACGGAAAACCTTGGCGGCCTTGCTGTGCACCGGGCACAAGGCCTAG
- a CDS encoding alpha/beta hydrolase, whose product MPDIDQTERRRNGANPLRQVLGPITRTSGFYARSWGTYLDRRPDEMPVARPTITLAAQAFRDEILLTGFGMLRSTPAAPTRERIDREVLAGLDFYGHRGWLDHPEGFFAAPPALADVAVKRVDRMGRSYQRLSFDSGYEPHPGEPGRDRWLSYSGNNREYALMLRHRRPRPWLVCVHGAEMGRAGLDLMLFHAWYLYRNLDLNVVLPVLPLHGPRARGRPNGAVFPGADVMDAVHGVAQAVWDIRRLLSWIRAQQPDSMVGLNGISLGGLISSLVASLDDGLTGAILGVPAVDLVELVGRHAGLSGQRHLRQTMRSAQPIGRMISPLALTPRVPVQGRFIYAGIADRLVDPHDQVTRLWEHWGKPEIHWYQGGHTGFFRSRPVQRFIDDALAQSGMVDPASFQRTR is encoded by the coding sequence ATGCCGGACATCGACCAGACAGAGCGGCGCCGCAACGGCGCCAATCCGCTGCGACAGGTGCTGGGCCCGATCACCCGCACCAGCGGCTTCTACGCCCGATCCTGGGGCACCTATCTGGACCGCCGGCCCGATGAAATGCCGGTGGCCCGGCCCACCATCACGCTCGCCGCGCAGGCGTTCCGCGACGAAATCTTGCTGACCGGCTTCGGCATGCTGCGGTCCACCCCCGCCGCACCCACTCGGGAACGGATCGATCGTGAAGTGCTTGCGGGACTCGACTTCTACGGCCACCGGGGCTGGTTGGACCACCCGGAGGGATTCTTCGCGGCACCCCCCGCGTTGGCCGACGTCGCGGTCAAGCGGGTGGACCGCATGGGGCGCAGCTACCAGCGCCTCTCGTTCGACAGCGGCTACGAACCGCATCCCGGCGAACCCGGCCGTGACCGATGGCTGAGCTATTCGGGTAACAACCGCGAGTACGCCTTGATGTTGCGACACCGCCGGCCGCGGCCGTGGCTGGTGTGTGTGCACGGGGCCGAGATGGGGCGGGCCGGGCTCGACCTGATGCTGTTTCACGCCTGGTATCTGTATCGCAACCTCGATCTCAACGTCGTACTTCCCGTCCTTCCCCTGCACGGCCCACGGGCACGCGGTCGGCCGAACGGCGCCGTGTTCCCCGGCGCGGATGTGATGGACGCGGTTCACGGCGTCGCCCAGGCAGTGTGGGACATCCGCCGCTTGTTGTCGTGGATCCGCGCACAACAGCCCGACTCGATGGTCGGCCTTAACGGCATCTCCCTGGGAGGTCTGATCAGTTCGCTGGTTGCCAGCCTCGATGACGGGTTGACGGGTGCGATTTTAGGGGTACCAGCCGTCGATTTGGTGGAACTGGTTGGCCGTCATGCCGGCCTCAGCGGTCAACGTCACCTGCGTCAGACGATGAGGTCGGCCCAGCCCATAGGCCGGATGATCTCGCCGTTGGCGCTGACTCCCCGCGTGCCGGTGCAAGGCCGCTTCATCTACGCCGGCATCGCTGACCGGTTGGTGGATCCGCACGACCAAGTCACCCGGCTCTGGGAGCACTGGGGCAAACCGGAGATCCATTGGTACCAAGGCGGTCACACCGGTTTCTTCCGCTCCCGGCCGGTACAGCGGTTCATCGACGACGCGCTGGCGCAGTCCGGGATGGTGGACCCGGCGTCGTTCCAACGCACACGCTAG
- a CDS encoding 1-acyl-sn-glycerol-3-phosphate acyltransferase, with the protein MSDIDNWDRSLTEHVITLTRPIVKRYFRSEVRGLDNIPPGASLVVSNHSGGLVSVDLSVFAVGYYDKYGYDRPLYALGFDTLFAGPAGEFFKRTGVVRATRDNAAKALAAGAVVLVFPGGDFDVYRPTLRENVIDFGGRTGYVTTAVAAKAPIVPAVSIGGQEGQFFLTRGRRLARALGLAKWERKLFRTNILPVTFGFPFGLSIVAPVNMPLPTKIVTEVLPPVDVAEQFGDAPDVKEVDAHVRQVMQKGLDKLAANRRFPILG; encoded by the coding sequence ATGAGCGACATCGACAACTGGGACCGCAGTTTGACCGAGCACGTCATCACGCTGACCCGGCCGATCGTCAAGCGGTATTTCCGTTCAGAGGTACGTGGTCTGGACAATATCCCGCCCGGCGCGTCCCTGGTGGTCTCGAACCATTCCGGCGGCCTGGTTTCGGTCGACCTGTCGGTGTTTGCTGTGGGCTATTACGACAAGTACGGCTACGATCGCCCGCTGTACGCGCTGGGCTTTGACACCCTGTTCGCCGGGCCGGCCGGCGAGTTCTTCAAGCGCACCGGAGTGGTCCGCGCAACGCGCGACAACGCCGCCAAGGCATTGGCCGCGGGTGCGGTCGTGCTGGTATTCCCCGGCGGTGACTTCGACGTCTATCGGCCCACCCTGCGGGAGAACGTCATCGACTTCGGCGGCCGAACCGGCTACGTGACCACCGCCGTCGCGGCAAAGGCGCCGATCGTGCCCGCCGTCTCCATCGGCGGCCAGGAAGGCCAGTTCTTCCTGACCCGGGGCCGGCGGCTGGCCCGCGCGCTGGGACTTGCCAAGTGGGAGCGCAAACTGTTCCGGACGAACATCCTGCCGGTGACCTTCGGCTTCCCGTTCGGGCTCAGCATTGTCGCGCCGGTCAACATGCCGCTGCCTACCAAGATCGTCACCGAGGTGCTGCCTCCCGTCGACGTCGCTGAGCAATTCGGCGACGCTCCTGACGTCAAAGAAGTCGATGCGCACGTACGCCAGGTGATGCAGAAGGGGCTGGACAAGCTGGCAGCCAACCGCCGCTTCCCGATACTTGGCTGA